In the Oryzias latipes chromosome 9, ASM223467v1 genome, one interval contains:
- the LOC105354713 gene encoding E3 ubiquitin-protein ligase KCMF1 isoform X1 has protein sequence MRLEAPGPTTPLSRPMKHTLGSTDNRFCLCKCVSCDACLKGNFRGRRYKCLICYDYDLCASCYESGATTTRHTTEHPMQCILTRVDFDLYYGGEAFSVEQPQAFTCPYCGRMGYTEISLQEHVAAEHTETSTEVICPICAALPGGDPNHVTDDFAAHLTLEHRAPRDLDESSGVRHVRRMFHPGRGLGGPRARRSNMHFTSSTTGGLSTSQSSSQSSNYSREAMDPIAELLSQLSGVRRSAGGQLSSGPSASQLQQLQMQLQLERQQAQAARQQLESARNATRGGRANAILTANSAPANPAPSTNHTNNPSPNPGLPEANTQHSAHNSQFLLSRLSEPRLSEAERQACEAQWADRSLFVTELLLSTLLPDHDASASSSEDEDDCHGPLRNFADFQAMGCVEVMTLDVALENLNLKESAPPTKTTKSTSKTAPTKKEPPAPPL, from the exons ATGAGACTGGAGGCACCGGGACCAACCACACCACTGTCCCGGCCGATGAAACACACGCTCGGTTCCACCGACAACCGATTCTGtttgtgtaaat GTGTGAGTTGTGACGCGTGTTTGAAAGGAAACTTCAGAGGTCGACGgtacaaatgtttaatttgctACGATTATGACTTGTGCGCATCGTGCTACGAAAGCGGTGCCACCACAACCCGACACACCACAGAGCATCCCATGCAGTGTATATTAACACGAGTCGACTTCG ACCTGTACTATGGAGGTGAAGCCTTCTCCGTGGAACAGCCTCAAGCTTTCACGTGTCCTTACTGCGGCAGGATGGGCTACACGGAGATCTCCCTGCAGGAGCATGTGGCGGCGGAGCACACGGAGACCTCCACAGAAGTG ATCTGCCCCATATGTGCAGCGCTGCCAGGCGGCGACCCCAATCACGTGACGGACGACTTTGCCGCCCATCTCACACTTGAACACAGAGCTCCAAGAGACCTG GACGAGTCCAGCGGAGTGAGGCACGTCAGGAGGATGTTTCACCCCGGGCGTGGGCTGGGGGGCCCGCGTGCACGCAGGTCCAACATGCATTTTACCAGCAGCACTACGGGGGGGCTTTCTACCAGTCAGAGTTCCTCACAGAGCTCCAACTACAGCAGAGAGGCCATGGACCCCATAGCAG aGCTGCTGTCCCAGTTGTCGGGGGTGCGGCGTTCGGCGGGGGGCCAGCTGAGCTCGGGTCCCTCGGCCTcccagctgcagcagcttcagATGCAGCTCCAGTTGGAGCGCCAGCAGGCGCAGGCGGCGCGCCAGCAGCTGGAGAGCGCCCGAAACGCCACCCGGGGAGGTAGAGCCAACGCCATCCTCACCGCCAATTCGGCCCCTGCAAACCCCGCCCCCAGCACCAACCACACCAACAACCCCAGCCCGAACCCGGGACTGCCCGAGGCCAACACACAGCATTCTGCACACAACTCCCAGTTTTTACTCAGCAG GCTGAGCGAACCCCGGCTGTCGGAAGCGGAGCGGCAGGCGTGCGAGGCGCAGTGGGCCGACAGGAGCCTCTTCGTCACGGAGCTGCTGCTGTCCACGCTGCTGCCCGACCACGACGCCTCGGCCTCCTCCTCCGAGGACGAGGATGATTGTCACGGCCCGTTGCGGAATTTCGCCGACTTCCAGGCCATGGGCTGCGTCGAGGTCATGACGTTAGACGTGGCGCTGGAAAACCTTAACCTCAAGGAGAGCGCGCCTCCAACCAAGACGACAAAAAGCACGAGTAAAACGGCACCTACCAAGAAAGAGCCCCCCGCCCCGCCCCTTTGA
- the LOC105354713 gene encoding E3 ubiquitin-protein ligase KCMF1 isoform X2 codes for MSRHEGVSCDACLKGNFRGRRYKCLICYDYDLCASCYESGATTTRHTTEHPMQCILTRVDFDLYYGGEAFSVEQPQAFTCPYCGRMGYTEISLQEHVAAEHTETSTEVICPICAALPGGDPNHVTDDFAAHLTLEHRAPRDLDESSGVRHVRRMFHPGRGLGGPRARRSNMHFTSSTTGGLSTSQSSSQSSNYSREAMDPIAELLSQLSGVRRSAGGQLSSGPSASQLQQLQMQLQLERQQAQAARQQLESARNATRGGRANAILTANSAPANPAPSTNHTNNPSPNPGLPEANTQHSAHNSQFLLSRLSEPRLSEAERQACEAQWADRSLFVTELLLSTLLPDHDASASSSEDEDDCHGPLRNFADFQAMGCVEVMTLDVALENLNLKESAPPTKTTKSTSKTAPTKKEPPAPPL; via the exons ATGTCCCGTCatgaag GTGTGAGTTGTGACGCGTGTTTGAAAGGAAACTTCAGAGGTCGACGgtacaaatgtttaatttgctACGATTATGACTTGTGCGCATCGTGCTACGAAAGCGGTGCCACCACAACCCGACACACCACAGAGCATCCCATGCAGTGTATATTAACACGAGTCGACTTCG ACCTGTACTATGGAGGTGAAGCCTTCTCCGTGGAACAGCCTCAAGCTTTCACGTGTCCTTACTGCGGCAGGATGGGCTACACGGAGATCTCCCTGCAGGAGCATGTGGCGGCGGAGCACACGGAGACCTCCACAGAAGTG ATCTGCCCCATATGTGCAGCGCTGCCAGGCGGCGACCCCAATCACGTGACGGACGACTTTGCCGCCCATCTCACACTTGAACACAGAGCTCCAAGAGACCTG GACGAGTCCAGCGGAGTGAGGCACGTCAGGAGGATGTTTCACCCCGGGCGTGGGCTGGGGGGCCCGCGTGCACGCAGGTCCAACATGCATTTTACCAGCAGCACTACGGGGGGGCTTTCTACCAGTCAGAGTTCCTCACAGAGCTCCAACTACAGCAGAGAGGCCATGGACCCCATAGCAG aGCTGCTGTCCCAGTTGTCGGGGGTGCGGCGTTCGGCGGGGGGCCAGCTGAGCTCGGGTCCCTCGGCCTcccagctgcagcagcttcagATGCAGCTCCAGTTGGAGCGCCAGCAGGCGCAGGCGGCGCGCCAGCAGCTGGAGAGCGCCCGAAACGCCACCCGGGGAGGTAGAGCCAACGCCATCCTCACCGCCAATTCGGCCCCTGCAAACCCCGCCCCCAGCACCAACCACACCAACAACCCCAGCCCGAACCCGGGACTGCCCGAGGCCAACACACAGCATTCTGCACACAACTCCCAGTTTTTACTCAGCAG GCTGAGCGAACCCCGGCTGTCGGAAGCGGAGCGGCAGGCGTGCGAGGCGCAGTGGGCCGACAGGAGCCTCTTCGTCACGGAGCTGCTGCTGTCCACGCTGCTGCCCGACCACGACGCCTCGGCCTCCTCCTCCGAGGACGAGGATGATTGTCACGGCCCGTTGCGGAATTTCGCCGACTTCCAGGCCATGGGCTGCGTCGAGGTCATGACGTTAGACGTGGCGCTGGAAAACCTTAACCTCAAGGAGAGCGCGCCTCCAACCAAGACGACAAAAAGCACGAGTAAAACGGCACCTACCAAGAAAGAGCCCCCCGCCCCGCCCCTTTGA
- the lipg gene encoding endothelial lipase, with protein sequence MSCSFVCGWTMDRKAILSWTFLLCLCVMISSAAGANTVLKDEEELEDWSNRKAPTGRIKYNMRKSLNLDQDGCYLQRGKNASLEECGFNATAKTIFIIHGWTMSGMFETWMRKLVSAVMQRENEANVVVVDWLSLAQQLYPDAVNHTHTVGSDIAAMLNWLQDERALPLENVHLIGYSLGAHVAGYAGTYVKGSIGRITGLDPAGPMFEGVEEQKRLSPDDADFVDVLHTYTREALGVSIGIQQAIGDIDIYPNGGEVQPGCGLADVLSLAGNFMEVMKCEHERAVHLFVDSLMNKEHVSYAFQCTDPQRFRKGICLSCRKNRCNGIGYNARKMRKRRNSKMYLKTRAVTPFGGYHYQMKMHVFDRKHSENADPTFFVKLYGSHNDTGNMPVEIADSIGLNHTNTFLVFTEEDIGDLLKIKLTWEGASESWTSLWSNVRKSLMTWNTKPAKAVLEVRRIRVKAGETQKKYTFCAQDSSQTEISPGDSITYVKCRDGWEVKPKKRLPM encoded by the exons ATGtcttgttcttttgtttgtggTTGGACAATGGATCGTAAAGCCATTTTATCCTggactttccttctttgtctATGCGTGATGATCTCCTCCGCTGCTGGCGCAAACACTGTTCTGAAag ATGAAGAGGAGTTGGAAGACTGGTCCAACCGCAAGGCCCCAACTGGTCGGATCAAGTACAACATGAGGAAGAGCTTGAATCTGGACCAGGATGGCTGCTACCTgcagagaggaaaaaatgctTCTTTAGAAGAGTGTGGCTTTAATGCTACAGCTAAAACGATCTTCATCATCCATGGCTGGACG ATGAGTGGCATGTTTGAAACCTGGATGCGGAAGCTGGTTTCTGCAGTGATGCAGAGGGAAAATGAGGCCAATGTTGTGGTGGTGGATTGGTTGTCTTTGGCTCAGCAACTCTACCCTGATGCAGttaaccacacacacactgtcggCTCAGACATCGCTGCCATGCTCAACTGGCTTCAG GATGAAAGGGCACTTCCTTTGGAGAATGTTCACCTCATCGGTTACAGTTTAGGCGCTCATGTAGCTGGCTATGCAGGAACATATGTAAAAGGAAGTATTGGAAGGATTACTG gcCTAGATCCTGCAGGACCCATGTTTGAGGGTGTTGAGGAGCAAAAGCGCCTTTCCCCAGATGACGCAGACTTCGTGGATGTTCTGCACACGTACACGCGAGAGGCTTTAGGTGTGAGCATCGGAATCCAACAAGCAATCGGAGATATTGACATCTACCCCAACGGTGGCGAGGTGCAGCCCGGTTGTGGACTTGCAGATGTGCTGTCTTTGGCAGGAA ATTTCATGGAGGTGATGAAGTGCGAACACGAGCGAGCTGTGCACCTCTTCGTCGACTCCCTAATGAACAAGGAGCACGTGAGCTACGCCTTCCAATGCACAGACCCCCAGCGCTTCAGGAAGGGAATCTGCCTCAGCTGCCGCAAGAACCGCTGCAACGGCATCGGCTACAACGCAAGAAAGATGCGCAAGAGGAGAAACAGCAAGATGTACCTGAAGACTCGTGCTGTGACTCCTTTTGGAG GGTATCACTACCAGATGAAGATGCACGTGTTTGACAGAAAACACTCAGAGAATGCCGATCCCACCTTCTTTGTCAAGTTGTACGGCTCCCACAACGACACGGGAAACATGCCGGTGGAAAT CGCTGACTCCATTGGTCTGAACCATACAAACACATTCTTGGTGTTTACTGAAGAAGACATTGGTGACCTCCTCAAGATCAAGCTGACTTGGGAGGGGGCGTCTGAATCTTGGACCTCCTTGTGGAGTAACGTCAGGAAGTCCTTGATGACCTGGAATACCAAACCCGCCAAAGCTGTTTTGGAAGTTCGGCGGATTCGTGTGAAAGCTGGAGAAACGCAGAAGAA gtaTACGTTCTGTGCACAAGACTCCTCACAAACGGAGATCTCTCCAGGCGATTCGATAACTTATGTGAAATGTCGCGACGGCTGGGAAGTGAAACCGAAAAAACG GTTGCCGATGTAA